In Hydrogenispora ethanolica, one genomic interval encodes:
- a CDS encoding cysteine hydrolase family protein, with protein sequence MVAMGLFLVYLGLVFYNQFTYLHGVTRGEKIDGKTMSKDALLVIDIQSSFPQADERLRVKSPSAYQFIQHVNTAIDYFNRRGGDIVYIAQVKEAGTLRSLFMPHIPVQGSKEAALSPNLHQHQPQIITKLRADAFSNPELRRHLDQRQVGKLFITGMAAEVCVDFTIQGAINRGYQVYVIREGIFALLGEESKEKRLRKYAALGAKIISGAELPKYDSE encoded by the coding sequence ATGGTGGCAATGGGATTATTCCTGGTTTATCTCGGACTGGTCTTTTATAACCAATTTACGTACTTGCATGGCGTCACCCGGGGAGAAAAAATCGACGGCAAGACCATGTCCAAGGACGCCTTGCTGGTCATTGACATCCAGAGTAGCTTTCCCCAAGCCGATGAACGGCTGCGGGTCAAATCTCCCAGTGCCTATCAGTTCATTCAGCATGTCAATACTGCGATCGATTATTTTAACCGGAGGGGCGGCGACATCGTATATATCGCCCAGGTCAAGGAGGCCGGGACGTTGCGCTCGCTTTTCATGCCCCATATTCCGGTCCAGGGCAGTAAGGAAGCGGCGCTCAGTCCCAATCTGCACCAGCATCAGCCGCAGATCATTACCAAGCTGCGGGCCGACGCGTTTTCCAACCCCGAACTCCGGCGCCATCTGGACCAACGGCAGGTCGGCAAATTATTCATCACCGGAATGGCGGCCGAAGTCTGCGTGGATTTTACCATCCAGGGTGCAATTAACCGGGGCTACCAGGTTTATGTCATCCGCGAGGGGATCTTCGCCTTGTTGGGCGAGGAATCCAAGGAGAAACGGCTGCGGAAGTACGCCGCGCTCGGGGCGAAAATCATCTCCGGCGCCGAGTTGCCGAAGTACGATTCCGAGTAA
- a CDS encoding bifunctional metallophosphatase/5'-nucleotidase, giving the protein MSRFSRSQRFALILFILLALIRIQVGDTVNVTLSQGIPNLNGVFSQVYTLDGEVVSGPVDQIIPTAGTSLPSFQPQFKEPLHIRLFHLNDLHGFLTIPNSKKGDTHYYSQMVKIVKQARDNAGPNEAVLFLSAGDDHTGSVFDELLGMNAQTFTIDPAYRAHSEAGIDAAVLGNHEFDRGTPLLAKAIAADARFPIVSANVYGSKFLTSRHYHPALIGIIKGFRVGIIGLTTAQDTHTQTKDDPQLKVASPVKTLENLLPQLAELSDLVIILSHVGYEPKASNQSLFHGHSDLELAETAGRLTTKPVVIVGGHSHTALNLDKLETKQAGIPILQTGQRGQCLGELQLDLKSEAGQIQGVNYSARLYPTKKRDDTVKSSDPNCEKYEHDSDYDQHFENTVIAPLLNKLAAKLSETIGRVADLPELGNQRTLIDRYTGECALGNFMNDAIVARSKQFPGLENQGVDLAVFNASGINSGLPVADRITFNDWYAVMPFADTVQIGTMSGREIRTMVINNAKRIVRPAELTGPNPLDLVGYFSRGFLHFSKGLRYTIRLGANAQETTATAITLNGKPIEQVLDQQFRVAFNSFVGDGAFNEAWNGNPIGANISGDIRSYDLKAILKTDTGLVYRNEIVAYIKEQGRIDRTSGAVLDGRVKVIP; this is encoded by the coding sequence ATGTCACGTTTCAGCCGGAGTCAAAGATTTGCCCTGATACTCTTCATATTGCTGGCATTGATCCGTATTCAGGTCGGCGATACCGTCAATGTAACGCTATCCCAGGGCATCCCTAATCTCAACGGAGTTTTTTCGCAGGTTTATACCCTGGATGGCGAGGTGGTCTCCGGCCCGGTGGACCAGATTATCCCAACAGCCGGGACCAGCCTGCCGTCTTTTCAACCGCAATTCAAAGAGCCGCTTCATATCCGCTTATTTCACCTCAACGATCTGCATGGCTTCTTGACGATTCCCAATTCAAAGAAAGGGGATACCCATTACTACTCCCAGATGGTGAAAATCGTCAAACAGGCCCGCGATAACGCCGGGCCGAATGAAGCGGTGTTGTTTTTATCCGCCGGCGACGATCACACCGGGAGTGTTTTTGACGAGTTATTGGGGATGAACGCTCAGACATTTACCATCGATCCGGCCTACCGGGCTCATTCGGAGGCGGGGATCGATGCGGCAGTCCTGGGAAACCATGAGTTCGACCGGGGCACACCCTTACTTGCCAAAGCGATTGCCGCCGATGCGCGTTTTCCGATCGTTTCCGCCAATGTTTATGGTTCCAAATTTCTCACTTCCCGGCATTATCATCCGGCGCTGATCGGTATTATCAAGGGGTTCCGGGTGGGAATCATCGGTTTAACCACGGCTCAAGATACTCACACCCAAACAAAGGATGATCCGCAATTGAAGGTGGCATCCCCGGTTAAAACCTTGGAAAACCTCCTTCCTCAACTGGCTGAGTTGTCCGATCTGGTCATCATCCTTTCTCACGTCGGCTATGAGCCGAAAGCATCCAACCAGTCATTATTTCACGGCCACTCCGACTTGGAGCTGGCGGAGACCGCCGGCCGTTTAACAACGAAACCGGTCGTAATCGTCGGGGGACATAGTCATACCGCCTTGAACCTGGATAAACTGGAAACGAAGCAGGCCGGTATCCCCATCCTACAGACGGGCCAACGCGGCCAATGCCTTGGTGAACTGCAATTGGATCTGAAGTCCGAAGCAGGGCAGATCCAAGGGGTAAACTATTCCGCCCGCCTGTACCCCACGAAGAAACGCGATGATACGGTAAAAAGCAGCGATCCCAATTGCGAAAAGTACGAACATGATTCGGATTACGATCAGCATTTCGAGAATACGGTGATCGCGCCGTTGTTGAATAAGCTGGCCGCCAAATTGAGCGAGACCATCGGACGAGTGGCTGATCTGCCGGAGCTCGGCAATCAAAGGACCTTGATCGACCGCTATACCGGAGAATGCGCCTTGGGTAACTTCATGAACGATGCCATCGTCGCCCGGAGCAAACAGTTTCCGGGACTTGAGAACCAGGGGGTGGATCTGGCGGTATTCAATGCTTCGGGCATCAACAGTGGCCTTCCTGTGGCTGACCGGATCACCTTCAATGATTGGTATGCGGTCATGCCTTTTGCCGATACCGTTCAAATCGGGACGATGAGTGGACGGGAGATCCGGACGATGGTGATCAACAACGCCAAGCGGATTGTACGGCCCGCGGAATTGACAGGCCCAAACCCGTTGGATCTGGTCGGTTATTTCTCCCGCGGCTTTCTTCATTTTTCCAAAGGTCTCCGTTATACGATTCGGCTGGGGGCGAACGCCCAGGAGACCACGGCAACGGCGATCACGCTTAATGGTAAACCGATCGAGCAGGTCTTGGATCAGCAATTTAGGGTAGCCTTCAATAGCTTCGTCGGTGACGGCGCCTTTAACGAGGCATGGAACGGCAATCCGATCGGCGCTAATATCTCCGGTGATATCCGGAGCTACGATTTGAAGGCAATCCTCAAAACCGATACCGGCCTGGTCTACCGGAACGAGATTGTCGCTTATATCAAGGAGCAGGGTAGGATCGACCGCACCAGCGGGGCGGTGCTTGACGGAAGGGTGAAAGTTATTCCCTAG
- a CDS encoding nitroreductase family protein — MFFDIIRSRRSIRHYLAQPVEREKVEQLLEAALRAPSGKGIYPWEFLVVDQPELLQKMVRCKKNGSNFIQEAPLAIVVCADPAQSDTWIEDAAVATAFMTLAAEAMDLGSCWVQIRGRESAAGGSSESFLRELLNIPERLAVLCCLVVGYPAEQKAPREITEHKLQKVHHDTV, encoded by the coding sequence ATGTTTTTCGATATTATACGGTCGCGCCGTTCGATCCGGCATTACCTGGCCCAACCGGTGGAACGGGAGAAAGTCGAGCAGTTGCTGGAGGCCGCGCTGCGCGCGCCGTCGGGAAAAGGAATTTATCCCTGGGAGTTCCTGGTAGTGGATCAGCCGGAATTACTCCAGAAGATGGTGCGGTGCAAGAAAAACGGTTCGAATTTTATCCAAGAAGCGCCGCTGGCTATCGTGGTTTGCGCCGACCCGGCGCAGAGCGATACGTGGATCGAGGACGCCGCGGTTGCGACGGCTTTCATGACTTTGGCAGCCGAAGCGATGGATCTCGGCAGTTGCTGGGTGCAGATCCGCGGCCGGGAGAGCGCCGCTGGAGGGAGTTCCGAGAGCTTCCTCCGGGAATTGTTAAACATCCCGGAACGTTTGGCGGTTCTCTGCTGCCTGGTAGTGGGTTATCCGGCGGAACAGAAAGCGCCGCGGGAGATCACGGAGCATAAGTTACAAAAGGTGCATCATGATACAGTTTAA
- the msrB gene encoding peptide-methionine (R)-S-oxide reductase MsrB — protein sequence MGPSNDLRKTVSPEAYHVLYEKGTEPPFSGKYYYNKERGTYHCAGCGNVLFDSATQYESGTGWPSFYGAVPGALTMARDRSLGMVRTEVKCARCGGHLGHWFDDGPAPTGERFCINSAALDFKKS from the coding sequence ATGGGACCGTCAAACGATCTGCGCAAAACCGTGTCGCCCGAGGCCTATCATGTGCTCTACGAAAAAGGCACCGAACCGCCGTTTAGCGGAAAATACTATTATAACAAAGAACGGGGCACATACCATTGCGCCGGTTGCGGCAATGTGTTGTTCGATTCGGCGACCCAATACGAGTCGGGAACCGGCTGGCCCAGTTTTTACGGGGCGGTTCCCGGCGCCTTGACCATGGCTCGAGATCGCAGTCTGGGCATGGTTCGCACCGAGGTCAAGTGCGCCCGCTGCGGCGGCCATTTGGGACACTGGTTTGACGACGGTCCGGCGCCCACCGGTGAGCGGTTTTGCATCAACTCGGCGGCCCTGGATTTCAAAAAAAGTTAA
- a CDS encoding GIY-YIG nuclease family protein — translation MDEKRSKLKQEYKQTLRPMGIYQIQNQVNGKRFIAASPNLPGSFNSARFQLKQHCFLRNRELQQDWDRYGPENFTFEVIDELKPVDDPLHDYKEDLKALEELWLEKLQPYGERGYHKMLLQKK, via the coding sequence ATGGACGAAAAACGCTCCAAATTAAAGCAGGAATACAAACAAACGCTCCGCCCCATGGGGATTTATCAAATCCAAAACCAGGTCAACGGCAAACGCTTCATCGCCGCCAGTCCCAATCTGCCCGGTAGTTTCAACAGCGCCCGCTTTCAGTTGAAACAACATTGTTTTCTCCGCAACCGGGAGCTGCAACAGGACTGGGACCGCTACGGTCCGGAAAACTTCACCTTTGAAGTCATCGACGAGTTGAAACCGGTCGACGATCCGCTGCACGATTACAAAGAAGACTTAAAGGCCCTGGAGGAGTTGTGGCTGGAGAAGCTGCAGCCGTACGGAGAACGGGGCTACCATAAAATGCTTTTGCAAAAGAAATAG
- a CDS encoding MFS transporter, translating into MSNNPTPLNILDSYRLLKGNTRISVLFEPLWGIPYVMYNFYLSLYMKSQGVTDVQIGFIIAIGAVASAFFSMFGGVITDALGRRRTTLIFDSIAWPVSLLIYLFSNNFWLFALATAVNSAVKIVAVSWNLMVVEDADAQQQVAAYNLFSIINVSTGFLVPLAGLLVAQYGIVYGERILLGFAALSMTVMILGRHHCYRETRVGQQILAEHRQLGLKTILKKNSYWQVLQFLRFKPSLILVFVLTVLFNVYVPIGTFTSLYYAPYLTEALKLDSSAISLLGGVGPAVMFLVAVVIMPGIATTQRVPAMIGGFLIQAMALAGFILIPAGNFWLTMAMVSLFAFGYSISKPFLDSMMAIATAGKERAGIYSLYNTSLSILSALVGMGSGYLYKLHPALIYVTSIMILLACLGILIVFNQSSQARNS; encoded by the coding sequence ATGTCAAACAATCCGACCCCCCTCAATATTCTGGACTCCTACCGGCTTCTGAAAGGCAATACCCGGATCTCGGTGCTTTTTGAACCGCTCTGGGGGATTCCCTATGTCATGTACAATTTTTATTTGAGCCTGTACATGAAGTCCCAAGGAGTCACCGACGTTCAGATCGGCTTTATCATCGCCATCGGGGCGGTCGCCAGCGCGTTCTTCTCGATGTTTGGCGGAGTGATCACCGATGCCTTGGGCCGGCGGCGGACGACGCTGATTTTCGACTCCATCGCCTGGCCCGTCTCGCTCCTGATCTACCTGTTCTCCAATAACTTCTGGCTCTTCGCCCTGGCCACCGCGGTCAATAGCGCGGTCAAGATCGTCGCAGTCTCCTGGAATCTGATGGTGGTGGAGGACGCCGACGCCCAGCAGCAAGTGGCGGCCTATAATCTCTTTAGTATTATCAATGTTTCCACCGGCTTTCTGGTGCCCCTGGCCGGGTTGCTGGTGGCCCAATACGGCATTGTCTACGGCGAGCGGATTCTGTTGGGGTTTGCCGCTCTCAGCATGACCGTCATGATTCTGGGCCGCCACCATTGCTACCGGGAGACCCGGGTCGGCCAGCAGATCCTGGCCGAGCACCGCCAGTTGGGCCTGAAAACGATCCTCAAAAAGAACTCTTATTGGCAAGTGCTTCAATTCCTGCGCTTCAAACCCTCGTTGATCCTAGTCTTCGTTCTGACAGTCCTTTTTAACGTCTATGTGCCAATCGGCACTTTCACTAGCCTGTACTACGCGCCGTACCTCACCGAGGCTTTGAAGCTGGACAGCTCGGCCATCTCCCTGCTGGGCGGGGTCGGGCCGGCGGTAATGTTCCTGGTGGCGGTGGTGATTATGCCCGGCATCGCCACGACCCAACGGGTACCGGCGATGATCGGCGGATTTCTAATCCAAGCCATGGCTCTAGCGGGTTTTATTCTGATACCGGCGGGCAATTTCTGGCTGACCATGGCGATGGTCAGCCTGTTTGCCTTCGGTTATAGCATTTCCAAACCATTCCTCGATTCCATGATGGCCATCGCCACCGCAGGCAAGGAGCGGGCCGGGATTTATTCGCTGTATAATACTTCCCTTTCCATTCTGAGCGCGTTGGTGGGCATGGGCTCCGGATATCTCTACAAGTTGCATCCTGCTTTGATCTATGTCACTTCCATCATGATTCTTCTGGCCTGCCTGGGAATTTTGATCGTTTTCAACCAAAGCTCCCAGGCTCGGAATAGTTGA
- a CDS encoding HAD family hydrolase: protein MRLKGFISDLDGTLLNTLPICCHGFRRAFVTFLGREYSDAEIQAWFGPSEEGIIKKLVPHAWQECLDIYLQEYEKAHQVCAEPFPGLKEILDSLLKQGVKLGIVSGKGPQSMAISLAVSGLRDFFEEVATGSESGVVKADQIREMVRSWGLEPSEVAYLGDTAYDIRAAREAGVIPLAAAWADTAQVQEMTAAAPAALFKTSTELGYWLETHGGLEATAVNE, encoded by the coding sequence ATGCGACTGAAAGGCTTCATATCCGATCTGGACGGCACATTACTCAATACTTTGCCCATCTGTTGTCATGGGTTCCGGCGGGCATTCGTGACTTTTTTGGGCCGGGAGTATTCGGACGCCGAGATCCAAGCCTGGTTTGGCCCCTCGGAGGAAGGAATCATCAAAAAGCTGGTTCCTCACGCCTGGCAGGAATGTCTGGACATCTATTTACAGGAATACGAAAAGGCGCATCAAGTTTGCGCGGAACCATTTCCGGGCCTGAAAGAGATCTTGGACTCTTTGCTCAAACAAGGGGTGAAATTGGGCATCGTCTCCGGGAAAGGTCCCCAAAGCATGGCGATATCGCTGGCTGTCTCGGGCTTGCGGGATTTCTTTGAAGAGGTTGCCACCGGTTCCGAAAGCGGGGTGGTGAAGGCCGACCAGATCCGGGAGATGGTCCGCTCATGGGGGCTGGAACCGTCGGAAGTCGCCTATTTGGGAGATACGGCCTACGATATCCGGGCGGCCCGCGAAGCCGGGGTGATCCCGTTGGCCGCGGCCTGGGCGGACACGGCCCAGGTCCAAGAGATGACCGCCGCCGCTCCGGCAGCTTTATTCAAAACTTCTACGGAGCTAGGCTATTGGCTGGAAACCCATGGCGGCCTCGAAGCAACGGCCGTCAATGAGTAG
- a CDS encoding aminotransferase class I/II-fold pyridoxal phosphate-dependent enzyme produces MQFAKRTEALNSAIFAQLDQRKKALLQAGRDAIDFSIGTPDLAPAPHIMRALHEEALRPENYRYAIADLPELVESVQQWYQRRFAVELQPDEILSMNGSQDGLAHIALTLADPGDVVLVPDPGYPIFSVGPQLAGAELYKMPLLAENDYLIDFAAIPPAVARRARLMIVSYPNNPVTAVAPPAFYERLIAFAREYGIAVLHDNAYCELVFDGAKGGSFLNYPGAKEIGLEFNSLSKSYNIPGPRLSFAVGNRELIAQLRKLKSHLDYGIFLPLQKAAIAALNGPQDCVAATVRAYQERRDLLIEGLGAIGWPIPRTPATMFMWAPIPARFRSSLEFTFELMERTGVIVVPGSSFGDGGEGYVRLAMVQPTERIQKAIAQIDACGILR; encoded by the coding sequence ATGCAATTTGCGAAACGGACCGAGGCCTTGAACTCGGCGATCTTTGCCCAACTGGATCAGCGCAAAAAAGCGCTGCTGCAAGCCGGCCGCGATGCCATCGATTTCAGCATCGGGACCCCCGATCTGGCGCCGGCCCCCCATATCATGCGCGCCCTGCACGAGGAGGCGCTCCGTCCCGAAAATTACCGTTACGCCATCGCTGATCTGCCGGAACTGGTGGAATCGGTGCAGCAATGGTATCAAAGGCGTTTCGCGGTGGAACTCCAGCCCGATGAGATTCTTTCCATGAACGGCTCCCAGGACGGTTTAGCCCATATCGCCTTGACCCTGGCCGATCCCGGTGATGTCGTTCTGGTCCCCGACCCGGGTTATCCCATTTTCAGTGTCGGCCCGCAACTGGCCGGCGCGGAGCTATATAAAATGCCGCTGTTGGCCGAGAATGATTACTTGATCGATTTCGCGGCCATTCCTCCCGCAGTGGCCCGGCGGGCGCGGCTGATGATCGTCTCGTACCCGAACAATCCGGTGACCGCAGTGGCCCCGCCCGCCTTTTACGAGCGGTTGATCGCTTTCGCCCGGGAGTACGGGATCGCGGTCCTGCATGATAACGCCTATTGCGAGCTGGTCTTCGACGGCGCCAAGGGCGGCAGCTTTCTCAACTATCCCGGAGCCAAAGAGATCGGCCTGGAATTCAACTCCCTATCCAAATCCTATAATATCCCCGGCCCCCGGCTTTCTTTCGCCGTCGGCAACCGCGAACTCATCGCGCAGTTACGCAAGTTAAAATCCCATCTCGACTACGGGATCTTTCTGCCGTTGCAAAAAGCGGCCATCGCGGCGCTGAATGGTCCCCAGGATTGCGTGGCCGCCACTGTCCGCGCCTATCAGGAACGCCGCGATTTGCTCATTGAGGGTCTGGGCGCGATCGGCTGGCCCATTCCCCGCACTCCGGCCACGATGTTCATGTGGGCGCCGATTCCCGCCCGGTTTCGCTCGTCTTTGGAATTTACTTTCGAACTGATGGAACGGACCGGCGTGATCGTGGTCCCCGGCAGCAGCTTCGGCGACGGCGGCGAGGGATACGTCCGGCTGGCCATGGTCCAGCCCACTGAACGGATTCAAAAAGCCATTGCCCAGATTGACGCCTGCGGCATCTTACGATAA
- a CDS encoding PD-(D/E)XK nuclease family protein, with translation MKVTTLIGELASHEAIIERARQAVARQDFDLVVIFPTLSLLNAVQDEIINQPGVTGFGGVRFLLMEGFVEEISQRFGFNARRPTELEKELLIAGVFQVLDSAGQLDELNRVPFAAGYRAAILAGIAEWKRSGLTPELFMEWSAGRGAKLEQLALLYLTYQELLRQRGLVEDDLILEALEQLRSEAAGPSSRMPLLLYGFTDLTPLQTDMLKALDLWFDCEAMIDPTGVPEFQQVAARHFAMKLKPSPSLPPHGPGARMAPGQAAMDGITHSPGARTAPGEAAKDGITRSPGARTAPGEAAKDGITRSPGARTAPGQAAMDGITRSPVLAELQYSFWRGEPRPLPHPPSDDSVRLLQTAGWSRQARAIAREICHGLEAGLYATDDFLIIAPQPQQFLKAAGPVFREYHLALAGAALTARELPGVSQFLQSLTALAEDWQWPDLAILIRQWHAGKPAAAGDRLVAWLGESYGAISGREQWLKLLNDEELVETARQEELDLERLAAGLRRLAEYPREASLRAYLELTRQWFHSAEAWGGQSFEDDPELLRQQLLNYQAMQTVTGTIDEILGFLPGAATQILTVREYRRFFEEYLLAAEVPEPRSFRPQVRVIPPREARGLRAKVVFITGLEQGSFPRIYINDWKLTPAERRELKTLGVDLETGDQYQIQERMAFYWSLSAAKERLYLVFRDQDDEGQPLNRSLFLETVLEWLPDLEQRAVRLGLAPEIQSSFGQCRSRSEESLRLAQCLHSDVRSLPEEELAFCRMLLDSASYRRLTQAMQRRWNRGADGPPDGVSSFMNDLAAHFGADYCFGITALEDYRNCPYRFFLKHLLRIKPLLQPRLIPENLDLGNLYHEVLRQFWLRYRDERLNEERFESYLQVLEESFAAQFGVWQEKAANRIAGTVLLIQRAQAQRTLRQWLGAELQWAERTGHRFRPRLLEFAFGQAGAACDALLDRLPSGPPGPGGGHGAAAAARPFRLEWEAGDARIAGRIDRVDADSAGHFIVYDYKLGSGPSAGDLLDQRRIQIPVYLLALEQLVFGSDTAVGGSYLGLRNPSRIRGGIWRERRLGLSWRGQGLLADPDWEEWLAQVKNELAATIDAIRSGRFQLTAADCPSYCEYRICCRRQEWEGELTDAASAQ, from the coding sequence ATGAAAGTCACAACGCTCATTGGGGAACTCGCCAGCCACGAGGCGATTATTGAGAGAGCACGGCAAGCGGTCGCCCGTCAAGACTTTGACCTGGTGGTTATCTTCCCGACGCTCAGTTTGTTGAATGCGGTTCAGGATGAGATCATCAATCAGCCCGGCGTTACCGGCTTCGGCGGGGTGCGTTTTTTATTGATGGAAGGGTTTGTCGAAGAGATTAGCCAGCGTTTTGGGTTCAACGCCCGCCGCCCGACCGAGCTGGAGAAAGAACTGCTGATTGCCGGGGTGTTTCAGGTTTTGGATTCTGCAGGCCAGCTGGACGAGTTGAACCGGGTACCGTTCGCGGCCGGTTATCGGGCGGCGATCCTGGCCGGGATCGCCGAATGGAAACGGTCCGGGCTGACCCCGGAGCTTTTCATGGAGTGGTCCGCCGGCCGCGGCGCCAAACTTGAGCAACTGGCGCTGTTATATCTTACATATCAGGAGTTGTTGCGGCAGCGGGGGCTGGTGGAAGACGATCTGATCCTGGAGGCGCTGGAGCAACTCCGTTCCGAAGCGGCCGGACCCTCCTCCCGGATGCCGCTGTTGCTGTATGGTTTCACCGATCTGACGCCGTTACAAACCGATATGCTGAAAGCCTTGGATCTCTGGTTCGATTGCGAAGCGATGATCGATCCCACCGGAGTGCCGGAGTTTCAACAGGTAGCGGCACGTCACTTCGCCATGAAGTTGAAACCGTCCCCATCCCTGCCCCCGCACGGCCCCGGGGCCAGGATGGCCCCAGGGCAAGCGGCCATGGATGGCATCACGCACAGCCCCGGGGCCAGGACGGCCCCAGGGGAAGCGGCCAAGGATGGCATCACGCGCAGTCCCGGGGCCAGGACGGCCCCAGGGGAAGCGGCCAAGGATGGCATCACGCGCAGTCCCGGGGCCAGGACGGCCCCAGGGCAAGCGGCCATGGATGGCATCACGCGCAGCCCGGTCCTGGCCGAGCTGCAGTACAGCTTCTGGCGCGGGGAGCCGCGGCCGCTGCCGCATCCGCCGAGCGATGATTCGGTGCGGCTGCTGCAGACGGCCGGATGGTCCCGCCAGGCCCGGGCGATCGCCAGGGAGATCTGTCACGGCCTGGAAGCCGGTTTATACGCCACCGACGATTTTTTGATCATTGCGCCCCAGCCGCAGCAGTTCCTGAAGGCCGCCGGCCCCGTTTTTCGCGAGTATCATCTGGCGTTGGCCGGCGCGGCATTGACCGCGCGCGAGCTTCCCGGCGTCAGTCAATTTCTGCAGTCCTTGACGGCGTTGGCCGAGGATTGGCAATGGCCGGATCTGGCCATCCTGATCCGGCAATGGCACGCGGGCAAGCCGGCCGCCGCCGGTGATCGCCTGGTGGCTTGGCTCGGCGAGAGCTATGGGGCGATCTCCGGCCGGGAACAGTGGCTCAAGCTGTTGAATGACGAGGAGTTGGTCGAAACCGCGCGCCAGGAAGAACTCGACCTGGAGAGACTGGCTGCCGGGTTGCGGCGCCTGGCCGAGTATCCCCGGGAGGCATCGCTCCGGGCTTACCTGGAATTGACCAGGCAATGGTTTCATAGCGCCGAGGCCTGGGGAGGGCAATCCTTCGAGGATGATCCGGAACTCCTCCGGCAACAGCTCCTCAATTACCAGGCGATGCAAACCGTCACGGGCACCATCGATGAGATTCTCGGCTTTCTCCCCGGCGCCGCGACTCAGATCCTGACCGTCCGGGAGTACCGGCGTTTCTTCGAGGAGTACCTGTTGGCGGCGGAAGTACCCGAGCCCCGCAGTTTCCGGCCGCAGGTACGGGTGATCCCGCCTCGCGAAGCGCGCGGCCTGCGGGCCAAGGTGGTCTTCATTACCGGATTGGAGCAGGGAAGCTTCCCCCGGATCTATATCAACGATTGGAAACTGACTCCGGCTGAACGGCGCGAGCTGAAGACGCTGGGCGTCGATCTGGAGACCGGGGATCAATATCAGATTCAGGAACGGATGGCCTTCTATTGGTCGCTGTCTGCGGCCAAGGAACGGCTGTATCTGGTCTTTCGGGACCAGGACGATGAGGGGCAGCCGCTGAACCGCTCACTCTTTCTCGAAACCGTCCTGGAATGGCTGCCCGATCTGGAGCAGCGGGCCGTGCGGCTGGGTTTGGCTCCGGAGATTCAGTCCAGTTTCGGCCAATGCCGTTCCCGAAGTGAAGAAAGCTTACGACTGGCCCAATGTTTACACTCCGATGTCCGGAGCCTGCCCGAAGAGGAGCTGGCGTTCTGCCGGATGTTGCTCGACTCCGCCTCCTACCGGCGTCTCACCCAGGCCATGCAGCGCCGCTGGAACCGGGGAGCGGACGGGCCGCCTGACGGGGTCAGCAGCTTTATGAATGATCTGGCTGCCCATTTCGGCGCCGATTACTGTTTTGGCATCACCGCCCTGGAGGATTACAGGAATTGCCCTTACCGTTTTTTTCTGAAGCATCTCTTGCGGATTAAACCGCTGCTTCAGCCGAGGCTTATCCCTGAGAACCTGGATCTGGGCAATCTTTATCATGAGGTGCTCCGCCAATTCTGGCTTCGTTACCGGGACGAGCGGTTAAATGAGGAGCGTTTCGAATCCTATCTGCAGGTCCTGGAAGAATCGTTTGCGGCGCAGTTCGGCGTGTGGCAGGAGAAAGCCGCCAACCGGATCGCAGGGACGGTGTTATTGATTCAGCGGGCCCAAGCCCAGCGGACCCTGCGCCAATGGCTCGGTGCCGAACTGCAGTGGGCCGAGCGGACCGGACACCGCTTCCGGCCCCGGTTGTTGGAATTCGCTTTCGGCCAGGCAGGGGCCGCGTGTGATGCCCTCCTTGACCGCTTGCCCTCGGGCCCGCCTGGCCCAGGGGGCGGACACGGCGCCGCAGCGGCGGCGCGGCCTTTCCGTCTGGAATGGGAGGCCGGCGACGCGCGGATCGCCGGCCGGATCGACCGGGTCGATGCCGACAGCGCCGGCCATTTTATCGTCTACGATTATAAGCTCGGTTCCGGCCCGTCCGCCGGCGATCTGCTGGATCAGCGCAGGATCCAAATCCCCGTCTATCTGCTGGCCCTGGAGCAATTGGTTTTCGGCTCCGATACCGCGGTGGGCGGCAGTTATTTGGGCCTCCGCAACCCGTCGCGGATCCGGGGGGGAATCTGGCGGGAGCGGCGCTTGGGACTCAGCTGGCGGGGCCAAGGATTGCTGGCCGACCCCGATTGGGAAGAATGGCTCGCTCAGGTCAAAAACGAGCTGGCCGCGACGATCGACGCGATCCGCAGCGGCCGGTTCCAACTGACTGCAGCCGATTGCCCGTCCTATTGCGAGTACCGGATCTGCTGCCGGCGCCAAGAGTGGGAAGGAGAGTTGACTGATGCCGCATCCGCCCAATGA